The Plutella xylostella chromosome 12, ilPluXylo3.1, whole genome shotgun sequence genome includes a window with the following:
- the LOC105390077 gene encoding phosphopentomutase, translated as MTVVCSSGDKLLDSAVNHWLKLDKNPETRKEVEDDIKNVRWEKLKQTMLSRQKFGTAGLRGKMAAGFKCMNDVVVLQTAQGLCSYLKKVCNQGQLRNGFVVGYDGRYNSERFAELTAKVFISNSIPVHLFSAVCPTPLVSFATILYECAGGVMVTASHNPKEDNGYKVYWGNGTQIIYPHDTNILQEIVQNLEIPEEYWDIKNIRSNELVKDCHQDVSTKYNQYIFESLHEDILKKNESAGIKIVYSAMHGVGYKYILDAFKAAKLKAPISTKEQQDPDPEFPTVKFPNPEETECLSLSCDLAEREGARLVLVNDPDADRLAVAEFDHSAKKWKIFSGNEMGSLLGWWLLQQYRRNAKIEDGKERASLSSVHLIASVVSSKMLRSIAQKDGCQFVETLTGFKWMGNTTLILAREGKVPLFAFEEAIGYMCSPRVPDKDGVSAAVQVASLASQLYSNNSSLADQLQALYSEYGFHTSHNSYYLCHEPATIQKIFRGIRNYKGTGTYPRKVGACEIVSINDLAAGVKIPDTPNGDEHGLTAIGTGLDQEYTGGEMVMFRCSSGLSVTVRTSGTEPKVKYYTELVTNTTTQQEQEQIKKDLQIMVKEFVEELLQPKEHGLIG; from the exons atgACTGTGGTGTGTAGCAGTGGCGATAAACTATTGGATTCAGCTGTAAATCATTGGTTAAAACTTGATAAG AATCCGGAAACCAGGAAGGAAGTAGAAGATGACATAAAGAATGTGAGATGGGAGAAGTTGAAGCAGACAATGCTGAGCAGACAGAAGTTTGGCACCGCTGGCCTGCGTGGCAAGATGGCAGCCGGGTTCAAGTGCATGAATGATGTGGTGGTCCTACAAACAGCACAG GGTCTCTGCTCGTATCTCAAGAAGGTGTGCAACCAAGGCCAGCTCCGCAATGGTTTTGTTGTAGGATATGACGGAAGATACAACAGTGAGAG GTTTGCAGAGCTGACAGCGAAGGTGTTCATCTCAAACTCGATCCCAGTGCACCTGTTCTCGGCCGTGTGCCCCACGCCGCTGGTGTCCTTCGCCACTATTCTCTATGAGTGTGCGGGCGGCGTGATGGTGACCGCATCTCATAACCCTAAGGAAGACAACGGGTACAAGGTGTACTGGGGGAACGGCACGCAGATCATCTATCCACATGATACTAATATACTGCAGGAGATCGTGCAGAATTTGGA GATACCAGAAGAATACTGGGATATTAAAAACATCAGATCCAACGAGTTAGTAAAAGATTGCCACCAGGATGTCAGTACAAAGTACAACCAATACATCTTTGAAAGTCTGCATGAGGACATTTTAAAGAAGAATGAGTCAGCTGGTATCAAGATCGTTTACAGCGCGATGCATGGCGTCggatataagtacatattggACGCGTTTAAAGCTGCAAAACTGAAG GCGCCAATAAGTACGAAGGAACAACAGGACCCGGACCCCGAGTTCCCAACCGTCAAGTTTCCAAACCCCGAGGAGACAGAATGCCTCAG CCTCAGCTGCGACCTGGCGGAGCGCGAGGGCGCGCGGCTCGTGCTGGTCAACGACCCCGACGCCGACAGGCTGGCCGTGGCCGAGTTCGACCACAG CGCAAAAAAGTGGAAGATATTCTCTGGCAACGAGATGGGCTCGCTGCTGGGCTGGTGGCTGCTGCAGCAGTACCGACGGAACGCCAAGATCGAGGATGGGAAAGAACG TGCGTCTCTGTCCTCCGTGCACCTGATCGCGAGCGTGGTGAGCTCCAAGATGCTGCGCTCCATCGCGCAAAAGGACGGCTGCCAGTTCGTCGAGACGCTCACCGGATTCAAGTGGATGG GTAACACGACGCTGATCCTCGCTCGGGAAGGCAAGGTGCCTCTATTCGCGTTCGAAGAAGCCATCGGCTACATGTGCAGCCCCCGCGTGCCCGACAAGGACGGTGTGTCCGCCGCCGTGCAG GTGGCATCACTAGCGTCGCAACTCTACTCCAACAACTCTTCCCTAGCGGACCAGCTGCAAGCCCTATACTCGGAGTACGGCTTCCACACGTCGCACAACTCGTACTACCTGTGCCACGAGCCCGCCACCATACAGAAGATATTCAGGGGCATACGGAATTATAAGGGGACTGGCACG TACCCCCGCAAAGTAGGCGCGTGTGAGATCGTATCTATCAACGACCTGGCCGCCGGCGTCAAGATACCAGACACGCCCAACGGAGACGAACATGGACTAA CGGCAATAGGCACGGGCCTGGACCAGGAGTACACGGGCGGCGAGATGGTGATGTTCCGCTGCAGCAGCGGGCTCAGCGTCACCGTGCGCACCAGCGGCACTGAGCCCAAGGTCAAGTACTACACGGAGCTCGTCACCAACACCACCACGCAGCA GGAACAGGAACAGATTAAAAAGGATTTGCAGATAATGGTGAAGGAGTTTGTGGAAGAATTATTACAACCTAAGGAGCACGGTCTTATTGGCTAA
- the LOC105390093 gene encoding cGMP-dependent 3',5'-cyclic phosphodiesterase produces the protein MTGCDTYDGNKANILENSDPGRILNLVMSLTDDCCSSLQTKLNAYLVDECEAELVFHVVLQPARGEGYVEAVGKYLLCRKRRIYMTPEIMNKLSAANHMDLFYNLDPEIINITKPYFPNATVKTRVVLQAVPGSQFSVLVCVVAPIVQQDYVYTIIKECYKFVFPLILKSIKLEYESSLKENCQTLLKVIRKLFVKVSSQPTLLKVAIKQARKITKAEHCALFLIDVEKMELIQKYPDDDDPESDLIEKRHPMGIGLVGETINTGFLINARIATEHPSYDPQIDSLPGIDCRSTLLFPIRDQSGIVGVCQLINKVDDPYFDVLDEEIALAFSVYCGICVVHSRLYLKLEEGIIRNALANELILYHVQVTDEEVSKLLNCEGFHSHPDFTKLDFNQRALPARELPCYVMKMFEDLGFDKKFNIKRHKLARFVLQVRKGYRDVPGRGFQHGFSASQWAHALMMNCRLVENGYLTDLQAMMCIIACLVHCLDHRGTTYGFQINGKTSLAALYTSEGSVLERHHLAQALCILTSEGCGVLDGLSRGDYDRALLMLKDYVIATDLGVYFKKFNEYHTIAADFQKCHRVHITALQAMIMVAADMSDSLKDWSSLKRTFAAMISEYFSQGDMEKIRGELPEWATDQDRFSIPDLAIQFLTEVCMPVYQILGQMIPEMESCDPVLENHVMRWEAAKPIFAEVPPTGALAILLSPELDELIDQNIENMLHPEQSEDQLRTSGTQSTLRSKAMLTSAQRLQSQQSRKASQSQPALPQSRMTLDASKKQLQRSQAQVEGSKPQMQPSKPQVRISESQEEEGESKVQPSQAQIQASQPQVQGSQPQVQASQPQVQPSQAQVQASKLEVQGSQLQVQGSQTQIQASQPQVQASQPEEQASQAQVQPSQAQVQASQPQLQPSQPEVQQSKPQVRISVTQQEQAPQTEVRVSQPQIEASQPQVQEEVPASQPQGQEEVTASLPQEVESQQPMRASVTKERGSQQEIARRQSTASQPRISQTQEAGEKLQETPAELPKEPGSQPQVTGSKPQVTGSPPQGAGSQARLSESAQARTPSQAQVRTSLTADAGSKAEVTEPQD, from the exons ATGACTGGGTGTGATACTTATGATGGGAATAAAGCAAATATTCTGGAGAACAGTGACCCCGGGAGGATACTGAACCTGGTGATGAGCCTCACGGATGACTGCTGCAGCTCGTTGCAAACCAAACTGAATGCTTAT TTGGTAGACGAGTGCGAAGCGGAGCTGGTGTTCCACGTGGTGCTGCAGCCGGCGCGGGGGGAGGGGTACGTTGAAGCCGTGGGCAAGTACCTACTGTGCCGGAAGAGGAGGATTTAC ATGACGCCAGAAATTATGAATAAACTATCTGCGGCAAACCACATGGACTTATTCTATAATCTAGACCCAGAAATTATCAACATTACTAAGCCT TATTTCCCAAATGCGACAGTGAAGACGCGAGTAGTGTTGCAAGCGGTGCCCGGGTCACAGTTTTCAGTGTTGGTGTGTGTGGTCGCGCCGATAGTGCAGCAAGATTACGTATACACCATCATCAAAGAATGTTATAA GTTCGTATTTCCTCTAATACTCAAGAGTATCAAGTTAGAATACGAAAGTTCTTTGAAAGAAAACTGCCAGACTCTGCTGAAAGTAATTCGAAAATTGTTTGTTAAG gTGTCTTCACAACCTACGCTTTTAAAAGTTGCGATCAAACAAGCTAGAAAAATTACCAAAGCTGAACACTGTGCATTATTTTTGATAGATGTGGAAAAGATGGAACTGATACAAAAATACCCGGACGACGACGATcct GAATCCGATTTAATAGAGAAGCGTCATCCTATGGGTATTGGTTTGGTCGGAGAGACGATAAACACTGGGTTCTTAATCAATGCCAGGATCGCCACGGAGCACCCCAGTTACGACCCTCAGATCGACAGCCTCCCTGGAATCGACTGCAG GTCAACCTTACTGTTCCCGATCCGCGATCAGTCAGGAATAGTGGGCGTCTGCCAGCTGATCAACAAGGTCGACGACCCCTACTTCGACGTGTTGGACGAGGAGATAGCCCTGGCCTTCAGCGTGTACTGCGGGATATGCGTCGTGCACTCGCGGTTATATCTCAAGCTAGAGGAGGGCATCATAAGGAACGCGCTGGCTAATGAGTTGATTTTGTATCATGTGCAG GTGACCGACGAGGAAGTATCCAAGCTTCTTAACTGTGAGGGGTTCCACTCGCACCCGGACTTCACGAAGCTGGACTTCAACCAGCGCGCGCTGCCGGCGCGGGAGCTGCCCTGCTACGTTATGAAGATGTTTGAAGACCTTGGCTTTGATAAAAA GTTCAACATAAAGCGGCACAAGCTGGCCCGCTTCGTGCTGCAAGTGCGCAAGGGGTACCGCGACGTGCCGGGGCGGGGGTTCCAGCACGGGTTCAGCGCGAGCCAGTGGGCCCACGCGCTCATGATGAACTGTCGGCTCGTGGAGAACGGGTATCTTAC TGATCTTCAAGCGATGATGTGCATCATCGCCTGCCTGGTGCATTGTCTGGATCATCGCGGCACTACCTACGGCTTTCAGATAAATGGCA AAACATCGCTAGCAGCTCTCTACACGAGCGAGGGCAGCGTGCTAGAGCGCCACCACCTGGCGCAGGCTCTCTGTATCCTCACTTCGGAGGGCTGCGGCGTGCTGGACGGCCTGTCACGCGGGGACTACGACCGCGCGCTGCTCATGTTGAAGGATTACGTCATTGCTACCGATCTAGGGGTTTACTTCAA AAAATTTAATGAATATCACACGATAGCTGCGGACTTCCAGAAGTGCCACCGAGTCCACATCACTGCCCTGCAAGCCATGATAATGGTCGCGGCAGACATGTCTGATTCACTGAAGGACTGGAGCAGTCTTAAAAGAACTTTT GCAGCCATGATATCGGAGTACTTCAGCCAAGGCGACATGGAGAAGATCCGTGGAGAGCTGCCGGAGTGGGCCACAGACCAGGATAGATTCTCCATTCCAGACCTCGCTATACAGTTCCTCACTGAAGTCTGTATGCCCGTATACCA AATCCTAGGACAAATGATCCCTGAAATGGAAAGTTGCGACCCGGTATTAGAGAATCACGTGATGAGATGGGAAGCGGCGAAGCCTATATTTGCCGag GTGCCACCAACGGGTGCTCTCGCAATACTCCTCAGTCCCGAACTAGACGAGTTAATTGATCAGAATATTGAAAATATGCTACATCCAGAGCAGTCTGAAGACCAATTGCGAACATCAGGCACTCAATCGACTCTCCGCTCTAAAGCCATGCTAACTTCGGCGCAGCGGTTGCAGTCCCAACAGTCACGGAAAGCTTCACAATCGCAACCGGCACTGCCGCAATCAAGGATGACGTTAGATGCGTCTAAAAAACAACTACAACGTTCTCAGGCTCAGGTTGAAGGTTCGAAACCGCAAATGCAACCATCTAAACCACAAGTGCGAATTTCAGAATCTCAAGAGGAAGAAGGAGAAAGTAAGGTACAGCCTTCGCAAGCCCAAATTCAGGCTTCACAACCACAAGTACAGGGTTCACAACCACAAGTACAAGCTTCGCAACCACAAGTACAGCCATCGCAAGCACAGGTACAAGCTTCAAAACTAGAAGTACAAGGTTCACAACTGCAAGTACAAGGTTCGCAAACTCAAATCCAGGCTTCGCAACCACAAGTACAGGCGTCACAACCAGAGGAACAAGCGTCACAAGCTCAAGTGCAGCCATCGCAAGCCCAGGTACAAGCTTCGCAACCGCAACTACAACCTTCGCAACCGGAGGTTCAACAATCAAAGCCTCAAGTACGAATATCGGTAACACAACAGGAGCAAGCCCCACAAACTGAAGTGCGAGTTTCGCAACCACAAATCGAAGCTTCCCAACCTCAAGTTCAGGAAGAAGTACCGGCTTCGCAACCTCAAGGTCAGGAAGAAGTAACGGCTTCGCTACCTCAAGAAGTGGAATCCCAACAACCAATGCGAGCATCTGTCACTAAAGAAAGAGGATCGCAGCAAGAAATAGCGCGACGCCAGTCAACTGCATCGCAGCCTCGTATCTCACAAACCCAAGAAGCTGGGGAAAAATTACAAGAAACACCAGCTGAATTACCTAAAGAACCCGGTTCACAGCCACAAGTGACTGGTTCGAAACCGCAGGTGACAGGATCGCCACCACAAGGGGCGGGATCCCAGGCTCGATTGTCGGAGTCAGCACAGGCAAGGACTCCGTCGCAGGCGCAAGTGCGAACATCTCTCACTGCAGATGCAGGGTCTAAAGCTGAAGTGACTGAACCGCAGGATTAA
- the LOC105390074 gene encoding UBX domain-containing protein 1, whose translation MAEINTLIEMGFTKERAEKALAVTNNKGVEPAMEWLLAHADDPLVEAGHTLGSSSSSGSAATAAASAAAEEPAPSSSAEPPAAPDAEAKSLKCDDCGKLFKNQDEVEFHAAKTNHSNFSESTEEKKPLTEEEKKAQLQLLEERMKQKRKEREDKEKAEALERERLRIKAGKDLQDARQRMQEQEMQKLVEQRRREKIEEQKARERVRAQIEADKQARKLAAAGKTAQEAPAAAAPPVPVTNPNPAPKVSYDQARIQLRLPDGRTLTQTFGAKEQLAAVKLFLQMNAAEYTQEGSFKLMTSFPKKIFTADDFEKPLELLGLVPSAVIIVSKGSPN comes from the exons ATGGCGGAAATAAATACTCTCATCGAAATGGGATTTACTAAAGAGCGAGC GGAGAAGGCATTAGCCGTTACCAATAACAAAGGTGTCGAGCCGGCTATGGAATGGCTGTTGGCTCATGCAGACGACCCGTTAGTGGAGGCTGGACATACGTTGGGGTCTAGCTCTAGTTCGGGctcggcggcgacggcggcggcgtcagCGGCGGCCGAGGAGCCCGCGCCCAGCAGCTCCGCGGAGCCCCCGGCGGCGCCCGATGCCGAGGCCAAGTCGCTCAAGTGCGACGACTGCGGGAAACTCTTCAAAAACCAGGACGAAGTCGAGTTCCACGCAGCCAAAACTAACCACAGCAATTTCTCTGAATCCACTGAAGAGAAAAAGCCATTGACTGAAGAGGAGAAAAAGGCTCAGTTACAGCTTTTAGAGGAGAGGATGAAGCAGAAACGGAAGGAGAGAGAGGATAAagaaaag GCTGAGGCACTGGAAAGAGAGCGGCTTAGGATCAAAGCTGGCAAAGATCTCCAGGATGCCCGCCAGCGGATGCAAGAACAAGAAATGCAAAAGCTGGTGGAACAGAGACGTCGAGAGAAAATTGAAGAGCAGAAGGCCAGAGAACGAGTTCGTGCACAAATTGAGGCTGACAAGCAGGCTcgaaa ACTAGCTGCAGCCGGCAAGACAGCCCAAGAGGCACCAGCCGCAGCGGCCCCGCCAGTACCAGTCACAAACCCCAACCCCGCCCCCAAGGTTTCCTACGACCAGGCCCGGATCCAGCTCAGACTCCCTGACGGTAGAACCCTAACACAGACCTTCGGTGCCAAGGAGCAGTTGGCAGCAGTCAAACTGTTCCTCCAGATGAATGCCGCAGAGTACACGCAGGAAGGAAGTTTCAAGCTGATGACTAGTTTCCCTAAGAAGATATTCACCGCTGATGACTTTGAAAAGCCATTGGaattattag gattGGTACCATCAGCAGTGATCATTGTGTCAAAGGGATCTCCTAATTAA
- the LOC105390073 gene encoding ribonuclease Oy: MWSVWSYMFLGITFLISSTYARSTHGSSEPMKWDIITFSQSWPITGCKEWIDKQSSHECSLPQPKDSWIVHGAWPDLRGSKHPVQFCNKTWHFDPEAVKTIEAELIEHWTNIETGTSKYEFWAHEWNKHGTCAAALPALNSEYKYFSQGLAWNHQYNMTTVLQAAGITPDDHKQYSVEDIHHAIKASTGAEPVIQCYRKAGRNYLVELRVCFDTKLQLTPCVSGKKVFGGVTVKTNCVSSGVIYPKNVPMQMFDLWDLDVKVEEQTWTPSPYEVIRV, from the exons ATGTGGTCAGTGTGGTCGTACATGTTTTTGGGgattacatttttaataag CTCAACCTACGCCCGAAGCACCCATGGATCCTCCGAGCCAATGAAATGGGACATCATAACCTTCTCTCAGAGCTGGCCAATCACCGGCTGCAAGGAATGGATAGACAAGCAGTCTTCCCACGAGTGCTCTCTCCCTCAGCCTAAAGACTCGTGGATCGTGCACGGCGCGTGGCCCGACCTCAGGGGCTCCAAGCACCCCGTGCAGTTCTGCAACAAAACGTGGCACTTCGACCCTGAGGCTGTGAAGACTATCGAGGCTGAGCTTATAGAGCATTGGACTAACATTGAAACAG GTACATCAAAGTACGAGTTCTGGGCCCACGAGTGGAACAAGCACGGTACCTGCGCCGCCGCCCTGCCCGCGCTCAACTCAGAATACAAGTACTTCAGCCAGGGTCTCGCTTGGAACCACCAGTACAACATGACCACCGTCCTGCAAGCCGCCGGCATCACTCCCGACGACCACAAACAATACTCCGTGGAGGACATACACCACGCGATCAAAGCTAGCACGGGGGCCGAACCAGTCATACAGTGCTATAGGAAAGCAGGACGCAACTACTTGGTAGAACTACGCGTCTGTTTCGATACGAAACTGCAACTTACCCCTTGTGTGTCGGGTAAGAAGGTGTTTGGTGGGGTGACGGTGAAAACCAACTGTGTCAGTTCTGGTGTAATTTATCCGAAAAATGTGCCTATGCAAATGTTTGATTTGTGGGACTTGGATGTGAAAGTAGAGGAGCAGACGTGGACTCCGTCTCCGTATGAGGTTATTAGAGTATGA
- the LOC105390092 gene encoding ribonuclease Oy, whose protein sequence is MIIKSCLITVLVIGLSYGCENATQKELTEEENEAAPNFLIFSQRWPISACRAWQDRKRTLLPCYLSREPNSWKVLSIWTAKTGKFPTIGPLFCNTSWYFNPHEIKSIAKNLSEDWTSVEVNEYKYFFWAFEWLRSGTCVAQVSAALGSQLDYFSRGLTWLRQYSMTHILADAGILPNSTKEYLLWDIHHAIKQKLGVNPIIECRQEHFENHLYELHICFNLTLDLVDCDDISWLIWMTL, encoded by the exons ATGATAATTAAAAGTTGTTTAATAACAGTGCTAGTTATTGGATTAAG CTACGGCTGTGAAAACGCGACGCAAAAAGAGTTAACAGAGGAAGAGAACGAGGCAGCACCAAACTTCCTGATCTTCTCTCAAAGATGGCCGATATCAGCGTGCCGTGCGTGGCAGGACAGGAAGCGGACCCTGCTGCCTTGCTACCTGTCTAGGGAACCCAACTCCTGGAAGGTACTCTCAATATGGACAGCCAAGACCGGGAAGTTCCCAACCATCGGACCCCTATTTTGTAATACCTCGTGGTACTTCAATCCACATGAAATTAAATCGATTGCAAAGAATCTTAGTGAAGACTGGACCAGTGTGGAAGTTA ATGAGTACAAATACTTCTTCTGGGCCTTCGAGTGGCTGCGGAGCGGCACGTGCGTGGCGCAGGTCTCTGCGGCGCTCGGCTCCCAGCTCGACTACTTCTCCCGAGGACTGACGTGGCTCAGACAGTACTCCATGACACACATCCTGGCAGACGCCGGGATCCTACCGAATAGTACTAAAGAATACCTCCTATGGGACATACATCATGCCATCAAACAAAAGCTAGGCGTAAACCCCATCATCGAATGCCGACAAGAACATTTCGAGAACCACTTGTATGAACTACATATTTGCTTCAATCTGACCCTCGATTTGGTGGATTGTGATGATATATCG TGGCTGATATGGATGACTTTATAG